The DNA window AGCAGTCCCCCCGAGGCGAAGCCGTGCACAAGAACAACGGGCTGCCCAGCGGGGTCGCCGAACTCATAGGTTGCGATCCGGATGTTGTCCCTGGCGAGAACGAAGCGGGGGTCCGGCGATTCGGGCAGCAAGGGCATGCTCCCATTATCGCCGGACCCCCGGTTGGTTCCTTGGATGTCAGCTGCTGCGGTCACTCCGCGACGGCGACTCAGGAGTGGACTGCGACTCGCCTTCGGTCTCACGCAGCTTGCGGCCGCGCTCGATGTCGTCTTTTTCCTTGTCGAGCTTCTTCTCGCTCGCCTTGGTGTCGCGCGGAGGAAGCTGCAGGGAATCCTCGGCCTCGATTCCGCCCTGGAGCTGGCGGCCCCGTTCCATTTCGGCATCGAACTCTGCACCGAACAGCAGCGACAGGTTCATCAACCAGAGCCAGAGCAGCATGATGATGACGCCGGCGATGCTGCCGTAGGTGGCCTGGTAGTTCGAGAAGTTCGACACGTAGAAGAAGAAGCCGACGGTTGCGATCGCCATGACGAGCAGGGCAATGAACGCACCGAGGGTCATCCACTTGAACTTCGGCTGCTTCACGTTGGGCGTGCCGTAGTAGAGGACGGCGACCATGATGATCGCGAGAATCGCGATTACGGGCCACTTGGCAATGTTCCACACGGTCACCGCAACGTCGCCGAGCCCGATCACATCGCCAATCGCCTTGGCGATCGGACCGGAGATGATCAGCAGGAGGATGATCACAACCGCGATCAGGAGAAGCACGACGGTGATGAGCAGGATCACGGGGCGCAGCTTCCAGAACGGCCGACCCTCGTCGACTTCGTAGACCTGGTTCATTGCCTGACTGAAGGCATTGACGTAACCCGAGGCCGACCAGATCGCACCGAGGAGACCGATGACGAGAGCGAGCCCGGCGCCCGGTGCACTCGCGAGTTGCTCGATCGGTCCGCGCAGGGTCTCGGCGGTCGACTCGGATCCGGCGGTCTCGATGATCTGCAACAGCAGCTTGGTGGTTTCGCCCGCCTCACCGAACAGGCCGATCAGAGAGATCAGCGCGAGCAGCGCGGGGAAGATCGCCAGAACGGCGTAGTAGGTCAGCGCGGCGGCGAGGGTGGTGCACTTGTCACGCCCGAACTCGCGGATGGTTCGCTTGAACACGTATCCCCACGACGGCTTCTTCACGTCGCTGGGGTCGTCTGGCTTGCGGGAGTCGTTCGGGTCTGGAGCGTTCTGCTCCTTCGCGACGCTGTCCTCGCGGCCCTTGCTCGGGTTCTGTTCGGTACTCATTGGTTGCCCCTTCGAATCGGCCGCTCACACGGTCGGTATTCAAGATTGGCCGAGCAACCCCCCTGAGGCCAGAGGGTCGACGGATGCCGTCGGCAAAGTTATAGTGGCCGGTTACCGCCCGCGTGGATCGCGGGCATCACCCTGCCGCTCCCCCGAGACCGCCGCCACGAGTCGGTCGAGCGTCAGTCCCCAGTTCTCTTCAACACCGGACTCGGCCCAGGCCCGCGCTTGCTGGGCGGTGAGATGGTCGGGCAACGCGAGGGAAAAGACCATGTCTGTCGCGGCATCCGTTCTCCTGTCCGTTCTCCTGTCCGCTCCCAAGGCGACACCACTGTCAGCCGCGCTGGCAACCGCTCTGTCAGCCTCGCTCGCAACGGCGTTGTCGGGGGCGTTGTCGGGAGCGGTGTCAACGGCACTGTCTGCGCTGCTTTCTCCCCGGTCGCCCGCGCTCTGGCCGACGTCCGCGGCATCCGTCTCATCAGCGTCACCGAGGATGACCGTGACGAGAGGGACGTCTCCCAGTTGGCTCATCGTGATTTCGGGCCAGCCGCCAACGGCACCCCACGAGAACACGAGCCTGTCGACCGGCGAGATCTCGCGGTAGATTCCGCCGGTCACATATTTCGTGAACTCATCGACGACCATCTGCTGCCGCCAGGCGCCACCCACTCGAAGGTCGACGTCGATGGGTTCCGCGGGCATCGGAGCCGCGTCGTTATAGAACCAGTCGAGGTGAGCAGGGTCTGTCCAGGCCCGGAATACCGCTGTGCGCGGGGCGTCGAGGCGGCAGACCAGCGTGAATCCCCGGTGCAGTTCGTATGTTGCGATCATGGTCGTACTCCTTGCGGGCGGATGGTGCTCGAACGCCGCCTCACTCAAGAGAACGCTCCGGCACAGCGCCCGTCAACCCGTAGACACCGGGGTCAATTCGCCGTCGACTCGACGCTCGGTTCTCTGGCCCGTGTCTCTTGTGGGCTGTCCAATGGCGATCTACACTGAACCACATGGTTCAGGATGCACTTCTCGACCGGGCGTTCTCCGCCCTCTCGGACGCCACAAGACGCTCGATCCTCACCCGACTTGGTAACGGGCCTGCATCGATCGGTGAGCTCGCTGAACCCGCGGGCATGACGCTGACCGGCATGAAGAAGCACGTCAAGGTGCTCGAAGACGCCGGACTCGTCTCAACCGAAAAAATCGGGCGCACACGACAGGTCCGGCTCGGAACCGAACGGCTGGACGACGCCATGGCGTGGATCGGCTTCTATCAGCGCCTCTGGGAGCGTCGACTCGACGGCCTGGACGCGTACTTCACGCTCCAGAAGGGAACAGAGAAATGACCGAACAACCTGACACCACCGACACCACTGACACAACCGACACCATCGGACTGCGGATCACGCGGTTCCTTCCCGCGACCCCCGATGAGGTCTTCGACGCCTATACGGATGCCGACAAGCAGAAGATCTGGTTCAGCATCCTTGACGAGAAGCCAGGAATCGTCGACATCCACGTCGATTTGCGGGTCGGCGGAAAGCAGACCGCCGTGTGGGGTCCGGATGCCGACACCCTCTTCCACGAGACGCAGACGTTTCTCGAAATCGACCGGCCGCATCGGCTCGTGACGGAGTCGACCGGCGGCGGCCCGGACGGGTCGGCGATGACCACCCACATCGAGGTCACCTTCGACGCCCAGGACGACGGATGCCTCGTCACCGTCGTGCAAACCGGATTCCCCGCCGTCGAGGTACGCGACTTCTTCAGCCAGGAAGTGTGGAACGGTGCGTTCGCGCGCGTCGAAGCGTACCTGCGAACCCAGCATGCCTAACCCGACCACCGTCGACGAGTACATCGCCGGTTTTCCCGCCGAGCGCCAGGTCGTCCTCCAGGACATCCGGGAGGCAATCCACCGGGGCGTGCCTCACACCGACGAGAAAATCCGTTACGGGATGCCGGCGATCATGCTGGGCGGGCGCTACGCCATCCACTTCGCGGGCTGGAAGAAACACATCGGCCTGTACCCGGTGCCGCGCTTCGACGAGCCACTCGAAACCGAGGTGGCGCCCCACCGCAGCGAGAAAGACTCGGTGACCTTCCCGTGGGATTTGCCAGCCCCGCTCGCCCTCATCGAACGCGTGGCCGCCGCCATCGCGCGCACATCACCGGGCGACTCCCCGTAACGCCCGCAGCCGACGGTCGACGGTCGGTCAATATCCGGTACCGCGTTCATCCGACGGTCGACTGGCGGCAGTCGGCTGACGGCTGGCTCGCCCGCAGCCGACGGTCGACTGACGGCGGTCCGCTGACGGCTGACGGCTGGCTCGCCCGCTTGCTGGCTGACCGACTCGCTCGCTGCTGGCCGCTGGCCGGTCAGTACCCGGTACCGCGTTCCTGCAGGAACGCGTACCCGTCACGCCGACCGACCACGGATCCCACCGGCCAGCGATTGGCCGTGAAGCGCGATTCACGCACCATCTGGTCTGCGTAACCGTCGCGGCCGCACTCGCGGCAGCATCCGTTCACCACGATCGTGCGGAATTCCCTGATGTCGAGAAACGGCAGGTCGGCGATCACGGCCTGGGTCGTCAGCCGCCCGGACGCTGCGCCGATGAACGAGAACGCACCAACACAATCTCTCGCGTCGCACGAGCACGGGCCGGGGTCGATCACCAGCTCACCCTCGATCGCCATCGAGTTGATGCTGCCGTCTTGGCCCTCGGTTACGGGTGGTGCCACAAGTACCTTCATGATGTCCTCCATCGAATTGGATAGGTTCATCCGGCACACCTCAGGTATAGAACGCCCCACCGACATTGCCGCGAGGGCGGGCGGCGGTCGCGCTACCGCCGCTGTCCCGCTGGCCCTCGGCGGGCGCACGCGACCCGTTGCTCAGCCAAAAACGGCTGCAGGCGCGTTGCTCGGCCACAAACGGCGACGCTTCCGCCCAAAACCCGACCGTTACTGACCGAGCAACGGCACGAACGGGCCGCAACGACCATTTCTGACCGGGCAACGCTGCGAGGCGGGGGTTCGCGGCGCGCGACGCGCGGGCGGGAGCGACGACGCGCGGGCGGGCGCAGCGCGCAGGTCGGGAGGGCGACGCGCGGGGCGGGCGCGACGCGCGACGCGCGGGCGGGCGCGGCGACGCGTGGGGCGGGCGCGACGCGGCGACGCGCAGGGCGGGAAGGGCGACGCGCGGGGCGGACGCGGCGCGCGACGGCATCCGCACATCAAAAAACGGCGAGCCCCGGGACATTCCCGGGGCCCGCCGTTTCACTACGGGGTCTTACTCGTTACAGCGTTACAACAACGCGCTCGTTGGGCACGCAGTGGGTCATCACCAGTCCGGCGATGTCCCGCGGGCCGTTGTTGCCGAGGTTCGCGAGGCGTGCAAGCTCAGCCTCGTTGAGGGTCTGGCTCGCGAGCGGCGGGAGGTGACGAACGTCGTCAGCGCTGATGCCGAGACCGGCACCGACGCGAGCGCCGAGGGAGTCCTCCACCATGAAGAAGTGCCAGACCATACGCTCCTGGACCTCGCGGCTCGCCTGTCCGATGAGCTCGACGAAGTTGGCAACGAGGTCGTCCTGCTCCCACGGCTCCATCAGCAGGAAGCGCTGGCCAGCCTGCGTGTAGTCGTCGGTGCGCGGGATGCGCTTGCGCGTGAGGCGCCCGACGATCTCGGGACCCTGCTCGTCGTGGGTCGGGTACGTGGCTTCACGCAGCGAACCATCGGTGATCGACGGCTCGTAGTTGATGTGCGGGTTTTCTCCGCCGTCCACGTGGTAGGTCATCTGGCCGTCGCGCTGGTTCGTGTGAACCTTGGCGTTCTTGGCCTGGTTGACCGGGAGCTGGAGGTAGTTCGGTCCGACGCGGTAGCGCTGGGTGTCGCTGTACGAGAACGTACGGCCAACGAGCATCTTGTCGTCGGAGAAGTCGAGACCGTCGACGAGCACACCGGTGCCGAACGAGAGCTGCTCGTTCTCAGCGAAGAAGTTGGAGACGTTGCGGTTGAGCACCATCTTTCCGACCGTCTTCGGCGGGAAGTCGTTCTCCGGCCAGAGCTTGGTGTCGTCGAGCGGGTCGAAGTCGAGTTCGTCGTGCGCGTCGTCAGACATGAGCTGAACGCGAAGCTCCCACTCGGGGTACTCGCCGTTCTCGATCGACTCGTAGAGGTCCTTGGATGCGTGACCGAGGTCGCCGGCCTGAACAGCGGCGGCATCCTTCTCGGTCATGCTCTTGACGCCGACGCTCGGAATCCAGTGGTACTTGACGAGCTTGGTCTCGCCCTCGGAGTTGACCCACTTGTAGGTGTTTACGCCGAAGCCCTGCATGGTCCGGTAGTTGGCCGGGATGCCGCGCGGGCTGAAGAGGTTCATGAGCATGTGCATCGACTCGGGAGTCTGCGACATGAAGTCGAAGATGCGAGCGGGCTCCTGGCGGAACGTCACCGGGTCTGGCTTCAGGGAGTGGATGACGTCGGGGAACTTGATCGCGTCGCGAATGAAGAATACGCCGAGGTTGTTGCCGACGAGGTCCCAGTTGCCGTCTTCGGTGTAGAACTTGACCGCGAACCCGCGTGGGTCACGTGCGGCTTCGGAGGAGTCGCGTCCGCCGATAACGGAAGAGAAGCGGATGGCCAGGTCGGTGCGCTTGCCCGGCTCCTGGAAAAGCTTGGCGCGGGTGTACTTGGAGATGGGCTCGTCGCCCCAGTTGCCTGTTGCCTCGAAGTAACCGAATGCGACGGCCCCGCGTGCGTGGACAACGCGCTCCGGGATACGCTCACGGTCGAAGTGGCTGATCTTCTCGAGGAACTGGTAGTTCTCGAGTGTCGCCGGGCCGCGTGCGCCAACGGTGCGCTGGTTCTGGTTGTCGTAGACGGGGTGACCCTGTCGGTTGGTCAGGACCTCCCGGTCATCGCCCTCTGCGGGTGGCTGGCTTGCGACATCGGTCATGGATTTCTCCTCATTTACTGCAATACGCATATGGACGTTCCAAACACGGAAGTTGCTTCAGCTTACGGCCTTGTTTTGACTAAATCAAAACAAGGCCTAGCATTGACCCATGGCACTTGCGGCTGAACCCCAACTCGACGCGGACGTGTTCGGCGCGGCCGCACTCGACCCCGATGTACTCCGGCAGTCGCTTCGCGCGGCGGGACTCAGGGTGACGGCACCTCGCCTTGCCGTGTTGGAAGCGGTCGAAATGCACCCGCACTCCAGCGCCGAAGAGATCTTCACGCGGGTGCAGGAAATCCTGGGCAGCTCATCGCCGCAGGCCGTCTACGGCATCCTCGCTGTCTTCACCTCTGCAGGCCTCGCCCGGCGATTCGACCCGCCCGGATCCCCCGCGCTCTTCGAGCGGAAGGTCGGCGACAACCACCACCACCTGCTCTGCGTGCGCTGCGGAGCGGTGAAGGACGTGGACTGCGTCATCGGCGAAGCCCCCTGCCTGACTCCCTCCGACACATCCGGGTTCGAGATCTTCGCCGCCGAAGTGATATTCAACGGCATCTGCGAAGAGTGCCAGACGGCATCCGCGCAGTAACTGCCCGGCTCCTGCAGTCGTAGCGGTCAGAGCGCATCCTGCCCGGCGGTCAGTCTGGCGAGGTCAGCGACAACGTCGGCGAATTGCCCGGTGCGCGCGAGAACGGCCCGCTGGCGCATCGCTCCGTTGCCCCGTGCCAGCACCGCGTCGACCCGCTGTTCGACGAGGTCTTCGTCACCGCTCCGCCGGAGAGCAGGCCGCACCAGTTCGACGAGATCGGCGACGACATCCGCAGCCGGCCGTGGTGTGAGCGTCACCGGGTCGACCAGCGTGCCCTCGAGCCCGTAACGACCGGCCTGCCAGCCCGCGAGGCGTATCAGCGCCGCCGGCACCTGCGGCGCCCGCTCGCCGTCGCGCCACAGGGTGACGGCAGTCTCCACCAGACCGCGACACAGGGCAGCGATCAGCACCGTGTCGGCGGCATCCGCACAGACATCCGGAACCCGGATTTCCACCGTCGGCGCGTGATGCGACAGGCGCGCGTCGAAGTAGACCATGCCCCTGTCGAGCATGACGCCCGAGTCGAGCATGGCCGCGACCGTCGCGTGATACTGCTCTGCTGAACCGAACACTTCGGTCGGCCCGGCGGTCGGCCAGCGCAGCATTGCCTGCGACCGGTAGCTCGCGTAGCTCGAGTCAGCTCCCTGCCAGAACGGCGAGTTCGCGCTCAACGCGACGAGCACGGGCAGCCAGCAGCGAATCCCATCGAGAGCGGCAACACCCTCCTCGTCCGAGTCGACCTGCACGTGGACGTGACACGCGCACGTCAATTGCTCCCTGGCGGTGATTCCGAACACCTCGGCCATGTGCTCATACCGGGGATGCGAAAACAGCCGCGGCTCGACCCGCAGCGGCGACGTGGCCGACGCAATCACGCGCACGCCGGCATCCCTCGCCGCGTCGATCGCCCGCGAACGACACTGCCGGATGTCATCGGCCAGCTCTGTGAGATCGGCGTGCGGAGCAGTGTTGGTCTCGACCATCTGCTGCTGCACCTCGTGTTCGAGCCGTCCGCCGAGGTGGTCATGAGACCCGGGGGCATCGTTGGTCTGGCGGAGGATGCGCGTCGCCACCGACCGTGCGGCGCCGCTCTTCGGATCGACCAGGAACAGCTCTTCCTCCACCCCGACGGTGCGCATGCGTATAGTGTCGCAGCCCGCTTCGGTTGCCACCAGCGCGAGAGTGGAGAAAGCTGGACACTGCGGAAGGGGGTGCTTCATGTGCCGATTGCTTGGTTACGTTGCAGCCCGCCCTGTCGCCGCGGTCGATGTCCTCGGCGAGCGGCCATTCGAGGCCTTCACCTCGCTCGCGTCACTCCACGGCGATGGCTGGGGGATGGCGTGGCGCGACCGCGACCACCTCACGCACGCCGTTTCCAGCCCGGACTCGGCGGCCCGCGACCCTCGGTACGCCGAACTCACGCACACGCCGCTCGGGGCCGCGGGGCTGGTGCACCTGCGCTGGGCCACCGGGGGCCTTCCCGTTGCACCGGAGAACACACATCCGTTCACCGACGGACAATACGTGTTCGCCCACAACGGCAACATCACACCGATCTCCCGGCTCGACGAGCTGCTCACGCCGGAGTCGACGGCGAAACTCAGGGGTGCGACCGACAGCGAGCGGTATTTCCGTTTCATCAGGCAGTGCATCGGCGAGAGCGGAAGCGAGGCGAGCGGCGTCACTCGCGCACTGCACACGATGATGAAGGAGTTTCCGGACGCGAGCCTGAACGCGCTTTTGCTCACGCCGACGACCCTGTTCGCGATCCACATCAACAGCCGGGCTGCGTCACCGCCGCCCGCACTGAGTGCACTCTACGACTCGTATGAGGACATGCCTCCCCGGCACGCGACGGAGTATTACGCGATGGACTACCGCGTGAGTGCGGATGCCGTTCACATCATTTCGAGCGGGCTTGACGAGCCGGGGTGGACGCACGTTCCGCCGGACTCGGCGGCGATGATCGACCTCGACACCCGTGCGGTGACGCGGCTCGACCTGCTGCCGGTCGGGCCGGGGATCTGAGCGGGCGCGGGCGGCCTCCCGGGCCTCTCGGCGTCGAGCGCTGCACTTCCCCGCCCGCGCTTGCTACTCAGGTAGGCCGCTCATCGTCCGCCGCCGCGTCCACCGCTGCATATCCAGCGTTCCGCTGCAGAAGCTTCTGCCGCGCAGAACCAGTTCCTGCAGCGCTCGACAACCGCACGCGCCGCCGCGCCGCCCATCTGCCCGACTTGTCCACAGCATCCGTCCTCGCCCGCCCACAGCATCCGCTCACACCATCGAGCGCTGCAGACCCTGCGTTTCGCTGCAGAAGCTTCTGCCGCGCAGAACCGGTTCCTGCAGCGCTCGGCGAGGACGCGTACCCGCACCCAGTTGCATCCGCACCCACATACGCCCACAGCATCCGCTCGCAGCCGACCCGACTTGCCCGCCGCCTTGCCCGACTCGCCCAATCGCATCCCCGCCTGCCCGCGCGCCCGCAGCATCGAGCGCTGCATATCCTGCGTTCCGCTGCAGAAGCTTCTGCCGCGCAGAACAAGTTTCTGCAGCGCTCGACAACCGCACGCCGCCGCGCCGTGCCGCTCATCCTGCCCGACTTGCCCGACTCGCCCACAGCATCCGCTCGCAGCCGCCCCGACTTGTGCGCCGCAGCATCCGTGCCCGCGCTTGCGCACAACGTCCGCCCCGCATCGAGCGCGCCACATCCTGCGTTCCGCTGCAGAAGCTTCTGCCGCGCAGAACCAGTTCCTGCCGCGCTCGGCAACCGCACGCCACGAGCGGGCGGGGGTCAGGCGCCGTCGAGCGTCCGCGGCGAAATACTCACCCAGGGCACGAACCGGCGGAGACGCACCTCGAGCCGGAGCTGCCCGCGCCGCGCGAGCACAACCGCAACGATGGCGGCGGCGAGCGCGGGCACTCCACCCGAGACCACCATGCCGGTGTGCGCCCCGAACTGTTCGACGATCACACCCATGAGCGGCCCGCCGATGGCCTGCCCGCCGAGCAGCACGAGCACGTAGAGCGACATCACCCGCCCGCGGATACCGATGTTGCTCGACATCTGCACCAGCGAGTTCGACGCGGTCAGGAAGAGAAGGGATGCCACGCCCACGGTGACCAAGCAGATCGAGAACAGCGCGATCGACGGCATCAGGCCAGCGGTGAGCTGAAGCAGCCCGGTTGCGCCGACGCAGACCACGATCGTGCGCAGCCGAATGGATGCCCGCCGGGTCGACAGCAGAGCTCCGACCAGCGCGCCAACCGCGACCATCGAGTTGAACAAACCGTATCCGCCCGGTCCGACATCGAACACGTCGTCAGCATATGACGCGAGCAGCACGGGCATCGTCAGCCCGAACACAGCGAACACCGCGATGAGAATGACCGGGTAGACGATGGTCGGCTTCGACTTCGCGTACCGCAGCCCCTCCCGCAACTGGCCCTTCGCGCGAGGCGATGGCGCGAGCCGGGTCATCTGGTCGGTGCGGAGCATCCCGAGCATGCCGATCACCACGAGGCACGCGACCCCGTTGATCGCGAATGCCGGGCCCGCCCCGACCGTGAGCAGCAGCACACCGGCAATCGCGGGTCCGATCATGCCGGCCAGCTGGAACACCGACGAGTTGATGCTGATCGCGTTGCGCAGGTTCCGCTGCCCGACCAGCTCGGTGACGATGACCTGCCGGGCCGGGTTGTCGATCACCGTGACGAGCCCGGTCGCAAACGCAATGGCGAAGACGTGCCACGCTTCGACGGTGCCGGTCAGCGCGAGGGCTGCGAGACCCAGGCTGAGCACCGCGAAGAGCGCCTGCGTGATGACCATAAGCATCCGCTTGCTGTATCGGTCGACGATCACCCCGCCGAACAGCCCGAACAGGAGCATCGGCGCGAACTGCATGGCGACCGTGATGCCGACGGCGGTCGCGCTGCCGGTGAGTTCGAGGACGAGCCAGTCCTGGGCGATCCGCTGGGTCCAGCCCGCGGTCATCGCGAGCAGGTTGCCGATCGTCCACAGCCGGAAG is part of the Mycetocola zhujimingii genome and encodes:
- a CDS encoding DUF7715 family protein, translating into MKVLVAPPVTEGQDGSINSMAIEGELVIDPGPCSCDARDCVGAFSFIGAASGRLTTQAVIADLPFLDIREFRTIVVNGCCRECGRDGYADQMVRESRFTANRWPVGSVVGRRDGYAFLQERGTGY
- a CDS encoding MFS transporter, translated to MAAAPSTAYPPTEPLSAQTGRLPWRKTFIALSVPNFRLWTIGNLLAMTAGWTQRIAQDWLVLELTGSATAVGITVAMQFAPMLLFGLFGGVIVDRYSKRMLMVITQALFAVLSLGLAALALTGTVEAWHVFAIAFATGLVTVIDNPARQVIVTELVGQRNLRNAISINSSVFQLAGMIGPAIAGVLLLTVGAGPAFAINGVACLVVIGMLGMLRTDQMTRLAPSPRAKGQLREGLRYAKSKPTIVYPVILIAVFAVFGLTMPVLLASYADDVFDVGPGGYGLFNSMVAVGALVGALLSTRRASIRLRTIVVCVGATGLLQLTAGLMPSIALFSICLVTVGVASLLFLTASNSLVQMSSNIGIRGRVMSLYVLVLLGGQAIGGPLMGVIVEQFGAHTGMVVSGGVPALAAAIVAVVLARRGQLRLEVRLRRFVPWVSISPRTLDGA
- a CDS encoding iron chaperone codes for the protein MPNPTTVDEYIAGFPAERQVVLQDIREAIHRGVPHTDEKIRYGMPAIMLGGRYAIHFAGWKKHIGLYPVPRFDEPLETEVAPHRSEKDSVTFPWDLPAPLALIERVAAAIARTSPGDSP
- a CDS encoding ArsR/SmtB family transcription factor yields the protein MVQDALLDRAFSALSDATRRSILTRLGNGPASIGELAEPAGMTLTGMKKHVKVLEDAGLVSTEKIGRTRQVRLGTERLDDAMAWIGFYQRLWERRLDGLDAYFTLQKGTEK
- a CDS encoding SRPBCC family protein, whose protein sequence is MIATYELHRGFTLVCRLDAPRTAVFRAWTDPAHLDWFYNDAAPMPAEPIDVDLRVGGAWRQQMVVDEFTKYVTGGIYREISPVDRLVFSWGAVGGWPEITMSQLGDVPLVTVILGDADETDAADVGQSAGDRGESSADSAVDTAPDNAPDNAVASEADRAVASAADSGVALGADRRTDRRTDAATDMVFSLALPDHLTAQQARAWAESGVEENWGLTLDRLVAAVSGERQGDARDPRGR
- a CDS encoding YihY/virulence factor BrkB family protein, which gives rise to MSTEQNPSKGREDSVAKEQNAPDPNDSRKPDDPSDVKKPSWGYVFKRTIREFGRDKCTTLAAALTYYAVLAIFPALLALISLIGLFGEAGETTKLLLQIIETAGSESTAETLRGPIEQLASAPGAGLALVIGLLGAIWSASGYVNAFSQAMNQVYEVDEGRPFWKLRPVILLITVVLLLIAVVIILLLIISGPIAKAIGDVIGLGDVAVTVWNIAKWPVIAILAIIMVAVLYYGTPNVKQPKFKWMTLGAFIALLVMAIATVGFFFYVSNFSNYQATYGSIAGVIIMLLWLWLMNLSLLFGAEFDAEMERGRQLQGGIEAEDSLQLPPRDTKASEKKLDKEKDDIERGRKLRETEGESQSTPESPSRSDRSS
- a CDS encoding carboxylate-amine ligase: MRTVGVEEELFLVDPKSGAARSVATRILRQTNDAPGSHDHLGGRLEHEVQQQMVETNTAPHADLTELADDIRQCRSRAIDAARDAGVRVIASATSPLRVEPRLFSHPRYEHMAEVFGITAREQLTCACHVHVQVDSDEEGVAALDGIRCWLPVLVALSANSPFWQGADSSYASYRSQAMLRWPTAGPTEVFGSAEQYHATVAAMLDSGVMLDRGMVYFDARLSHHAPTVEIRVPDVCADAADTVLIAALCRGLVETAVTLWRDGERAPQVPAALIRLAGWQAGRYGLEGTLVDPVTLTPRPAADVVADLVELVRPALRRSGDEDLVEQRVDAVLARGNGAMRQRAVLARTGQFADVVADLARLTAGQDAL
- a CDS encoding class II glutamine amidotransferase — its product is MCRLLGYVAARPVAAVDVLGERPFEAFTSLASLHGDGWGMAWRDRDHLTHAVSSPDSAARDPRYAELTHTPLGAAGLVHLRWATGGLPVAPENTHPFTDGQYVFAHNGNITPISRLDELLTPESTAKLRGATDSERYFRFIRQCIGESGSEASGVTRALHTMMKEFPDASLNALLLTPTTLFAIHINSRAASPPPALSALYDSYEDMPPRHATEYYAMDYRVSADAVHIISSGLDEPGWTHVPPDSAAMIDLDTRAVTRLDLLPVGPGI
- a CDS encoding Fur family transcriptional regulator, whose product is MALAAEPQLDADVFGAAALDPDVLRQSLRAAGLRVTAPRLAVLEAVEMHPHSSAEEIFTRVQEILGSSSPQAVYGILAVFTSAGLARRFDPPGSPALFERKVGDNHHHLLCVRCGAVKDVDCVIGEAPCLTPSDTSGFEIFAAEVIFNGICEECQTASAQ
- a CDS encoding catalase — translated: MTDVASQPPAEGDDREVLTNRQGHPVYDNQNQRTVGARGPATLENYQFLEKISHFDRERIPERVVHARGAVAFGYFEATGNWGDEPISKYTRAKLFQEPGKRTDLAIRFSSVIGGRDSSEAARDPRGFAVKFYTEDGNWDLVGNNLGVFFIRDAIKFPDVIHSLKPDPVTFRQEPARIFDFMSQTPESMHMLMNLFSPRGIPANYRTMQGFGVNTYKWVNSEGETKLVKYHWIPSVGVKSMTEKDAAAVQAGDLGHASKDLYESIENGEYPEWELRVQLMSDDAHDELDFDPLDDTKLWPENDFPPKTVGKMVLNRNVSNFFAENEQLSFGTGVLVDGLDFSDDKMLVGRTFSYSDTQRYRVGPNYLQLPVNQAKNAKVHTNQRDGQMTYHVDGGENPHINYEPSITDGSLREATYPTHDEQGPEIVGRLTRKRIPRTDDYTQAGQRFLLMEPWEQDDLVANFVELIGQASREVQERMVWHFFMVEDSLGARVGAGLGISADDVRHLPPLASQTLNEAELARLANLGNNGPRDIAGLVMTHCVPNERVVVTL
- a CDS encoding SRPBCC family protein — encoded protein: MTEQPDTTDTTDTTDTIGLRITRFLPATPDEVFDAYTDADKQKIWFSILDEKPGIVDIHVDLRVGGKQTAVWGPDADTLFHETQTFLEIDRPHRLVTESTGGGPDGSAMTTHIEVTFDAQDDGCLVTVVQTGFPAVEVRDFFSQEVWNGAFARVEAYLRTQHA